The DNA window CTGAACTCAACTCCTAATTAAGTtaaccaaaaccagtcaaaaaATTAAGTTAGGTAAATGGGAAATGAGAAACTTTCTTGAAATACCCGGGGTCTGACGGAACAAAAATGTAAACACAACCATTTTGCCAGAATCGAATTGGACTTCCAAAATGAGAACTCATTTGAGAATTGCCACTCGGATAGCAAATTTTTGGGtttttaaatcacaaatttAAGCAACAAGAAAAGCCACAATATCTGGTACACTGCTCCAAATGGAAACACAACCAGCTTCCTTAATTTCTTACATCGAACCCCTCTCTATCTATGACTCGCAACCTTAGGATTTTTCCAGTAAACAAAGCATGAATATATGCGAGAAAACAAATGGAGACAAAGCAAGCAATATGGGACACAATTCATCAACCCGAAATTTTGGACATCCAGTCTTTTATCTCCTGTAAAACTCTGTCCCCCAATTCAGAATACGGGTCATTATTGAAAAAGCCATGATACTTCCCTTCAAACTCCACATATTCAACTTTCTTCCCGGCTTCCTTCAACCTTCTTGCGTAGTCCTCCACTCTATCTCTTAGCAGCTCAATTTCTCCGGCGATCACCAACACTGGGTCAAACATCACCGATTCAAGATTATTTTTGCTAAAAGGGCTGAAGGGGTTGGCCAGCGGATGGTCTGCGTTTTTCCCTGGTGGCAACGATAGCCTCCAAAATCTGTCGTGGGATTTCAATCAGATCATAAAACACGTAATCTGATCGAGTCGAGCGTGAAAAAGAATACTGCTCCAACCACTATCTAGCTAGCTAGCTAGCAGGAGAAGTAAATCTGTTAATTTCTTAAATAAACAAGCTTGGCATGCATCGCTTACTCAACCATGCATTAACTTTGATggtattagttaattaattaattattttagttCCTATGCAGACCGCACTTCCTTGTGTGATATTTCCAACGACTTGACTTCTGATGTAATTGCTAatatagtagtagtagtattattCGGGTGGATAAGGATAAGGTTATCAGATTATTAGGAGCAGTAATTAATTTTAGGGGGAAGTGATTTCATCTGCCCCATATTGTGTGGAACTGTGTGGCAGACATGATACGTGACGGTCATGGTTTCGGATCCACCACTATCAAACGTGTGGTGGGCTGGATGAATTTGAAGTTTCCAGGACGTAAGCTTTGATTGATTTTAAGAGGGGAGGGATATTTGATAAATTTCTTTATGAGTCGATCCAATAATAATTACTGGTTTCATTTGCATCACGAGATAGGAAAAGGACGTTCAGATTCTGTAATATTCTTGCTGCTTCATCTATGTTACAATCCCCTGCTCTCCTCTATACCTGAAACAAAGCTTGAATTGCTGTATTCTCTATATATGTATTCCAGAAATTTTAACTCACACGTTTTGAAGAGATCATAGCGGGGAAAGATTAATAAGAGTCGTATCCAGAAATatccttttgaaaaaaaagtgatAGCCAAACCcttaatttaaaagaaaaaaaaattactaatataAGTAGTACTGTACATACTTGGATAACTAAAAAGCTTTAATTTTcttgcaccaaaaaaaaaaagctttaaTTTTCTTGCAGGGATTTATCGTTGTTTGTTCAGTAAAATATCTACCCCCccaaaacaccaaaaaaaattcattgactGTGCGTACCTGCACTAGAAAACCTCTAAAAATTTGCATATATAATACCTCTCGCAAAAAACAAGTACACGAAGTTGTGAAGACTGCATTTGGGTCAGCTACTCTATGACGACGTTGAATAAATAGATTGCGGAAATTGGATGAAATTACGTGCATTCAAACTTGCTTCCCACAACGCAGGACTAAGTTCTAACTACTACTGCTATAACCTTAATTATGATGCTGCTATAGTATTTGCTTGCATACGCTGCTGAGCATTAATTAATCAGGGCCAATGCTGAAATTGAAGCTAATTAACCATTTAAGCGTACCTGTCAAGAATCTCCACGTTCAGGATTGGTTCAGGCATCCCCTCTGCTTCAGACTTGGTCCTCACCGAGCCACCAAAAAATGGTGCCATCAGCACATAACCACGTATGCGAACCGGGGCTAACTCCGGCGAGCCGGGCCCCAGCTGGACGGCTAAATGGTGAGCCATGTTGCCACCGGATGAGTCGCCCATTATATAAACCCGGTCAAAATCAACCGCCTGATCATGCAACCATGTGTCTTGAGCAGGAGGACCATCTGCAGTTGCCCGAGCTTGAAGCCATTTGAGAGAAGTCAGTGCATCGTCCACTGCTGCCGGGAGCCTATGCTCCGGGGCCAACCTGTAGTCTGGTGCGACCACTAAGGCTTGTAGCCCCGAAGCTAGGCGTAGGCAGGCGTTATGGTTGTTAGGCCAAGCACGCGAGCCAACACAGAACCCGCCGCCGTGAAAGAAATATAGTACGGGCAGTTTTGTGGATGCGTTTACAGGCTTATAGAGGCGGAGATAGAGGTGGTTTTGGTTGTCAAATTGGCAATCTCTCCAGACAATAGAACTGTCGTCGTGAATTGGGATATTGAAGTCTACGTCATTAGCCCGGAAAACGGAACCGTCACTGTAGAGCTGTACAACGCCTTCAAGGTCTTCCACGATGTGGGGAAGAGAACCCATTTTCGATTGAGAATGTGCGCGCGTGTTCTGATGGTGCTGTTGGACCCGGAGCGTTTTATCGTGAAGATGAAGAGAAATGAAGCAAAGCAGGAGAGGAGCCCCTGACATATAATATAAGCCAGAGGGAAAGGACTGGAAAGGATGAGGAAGGCACAGACATTCTACTTAAAGGACATTTGTGTAATTTAAATTGGAGAAGTCCAATGCTACAATATATAGATGACGAAATACATATCCCTTCCCTGCATGTGACCATGGATCGCAGCAAATGGAAGGATATGTGTTAAGATGGCAAGATATGATGTTAACCCCACAATGGATAGGCGTGAGGTTGGGTGTGATTTAACTCTGCTGAACAAGTACATGTCCATTACAAAAATCTTTAGATTAATATATATACTGATCATAATTATTACTACTTTTGAATTTAAACACTTTCCTAATTTAATTCTATTGTACCATTCCAATCattagcatatatatatatatatatgtgtgtgtaacTTTTAAGAATTTCTGACCATTATCATCACTGCTAATTAAGCATACATTATTATCACTGTCTTGCAAATTTTCATGACAAAAGATCATGTTACTAGATAGATAAAAGCAAGAGTAAAACTTTCGAACCCTCGTATGTACTTCCCCGGCCTGTGGGGTTTGAGAACGTTTTAGCTATAAAAATTTTTCCTGGGAAATTTGCACTTTGGTCCATATAGTTTGGAGACAGTACTGCATCATATATTCTAGTGTTCATAgttttaaggaaaacaaattttgatccttaatatctttttattttaatcgAATTAAGGCAAATCAAATTACTGAATAAATGATTTTCTTGAAACCTCTACTAATTGAAACACAGGGCAGATATTTTGTTTCATCAGTTGATTATTATCCTTAAAACTTCTCAGACCACTATCATATGGTGCCCAAACTCAATAACGATTCTCACAATCTTCCCCGGTTGGAAGAAAACCATGACATGACTATTGACCAGAAAACAAGAAACAGAATACAAGGAGAAAAGATACCAAAAAGATAGGCTACCTCGTTAATTGTGTTGTATCCGAAGGGCTGCAAGCAAGCTATGACTATGAGCAATTGGCGTGCGTCTCGACAGGGTGAGAGCTTTTAGAGAAGCCGAACGACTGACTGACTCTTGATATGAAAGTATCAGTAGAAGGGACTACTTTAAATCAAGAAAAACACTTAATTAACATGAATTTCAAGCTAGCTCGAATGTACATGACCATTATGTAAGTCCAGCCAACGCCGGTACTCTGTGTATTATCAATATTTATTCTCAATAATGCAAATCATAGGGAGATTTTACGGTTCTTTTTGAGTATTATATTTCGAGTTAAATTTATCGTTGAATGGTGAAAAAAGGCAGTATATTGGTCATTAGATGtaacaattttaaaaatttaaaattcatagtACTAGTATTAATTATCTTTTGAGAAATACAACTTGAGGAAATAGTACTCAAAAGGGACTATAAAATTTTCTCAAGTTTGATATACTTTTAGAAAAAGCTTTATGCTTCTGCAAAACAAATGATCATTGGTggattatatattttaaattgttTTATAAGTACTATATGAATTcgtttttggaaagtttgtTCATTGGGCGATGAATACGTACCCTCCAGCCGGGAAGTAGAATCATCTTTTTTTACGAAGAAGTTTTCACTCCAATGGATTTTAATAAAAGGTACGGTACAAGTTGCCCGAATGCCTGCCAGCTCCTACTTGATTCGAGATTCCCAGTGGCTCTAGATATTTACTTGTTGGAATCTTCTAcgtattctctctctctccccctcatTTTTTTCTGCATCTTCTTTTGGGACCAATTCCGACTGCAAGATTCAAGAATCACCCTTTTTCCTGTACTGAGGACAAGAAGATCATGTGTGCGCACGAGATAAGAATATGGAGGAGGAAATTACGGAACGTGCTAAAGAGCACAGACATTTGACCACCTacccctttttttaaaaaaaaaaaattaatgtaatTTAGTAATTGTTACGCCATTTCTTCCATGCATCCCTTATTCTTCTTCAACCTATCCTTCCTGTACTGGGGACGGCTGAGAACCTTTTCAAGTTTAATCAGTAGACAGCTTTGCTTGAAtgaaccagaaccagaaccagTTACTCATTTCCAAGAACGTTCCCATTTTACTAATTAGGCGCAGAAAATCGCGACCATATGGATTTGCTTAATTGACAACAGTCGCAGTACTGCAACAGTCGAACCACCTCCGTAGAGATATTTCTCTCATTCTCTCCTTATTTCAAACATCATTATTACGCATTGAACGCTGCTAACCACAGACCATAGCTTGGACATGAATAATGATTTTCAAACACTCTTTTGAGTCGCTGTCAATGCTCTATGCACCATCTGCAATCCGCAGACTGCAAAAGGAATATTAAGCATCGAACAAAAGTCTCGCACGGCCGACCGCCGGATGGGACTGAATTGTCCGTGATTTTGCCTTTTAGCAATAAGACAAAATTGtacccacccaaaaaaaaaaaaaaaggtgcatTTTGACAATTTGATGATACATGTATTCTGTCTCAGCAACCCACTTCACGGGGATGCCTATGCCTAAATACTAGAATGTCGATCGGGGAGTGCTCGACCTTGCCGGCAGACTTCAGATTGCCGGCCCTGTTTAATTATCTGTTTTCATTGTTGCCCTGAATCTGTTTAATTTCTTCAGTAGTTAGATTTTTCTAGCAAAGAGCAACTTTTAGTTTCTCCACTGGCACTCAATGATGGGAACAAAACAATTAATATTGGCTTGCTCGCTAACAGCCTAACACTGCAACTTGCTGCCGCGCAGGAGCTGCTGGATTAccttatttattcatttatggTTCTTGGGGAGGCTAAAACTTACTTGGGGTGGTCAACCCCATAATATCATCTGGTAGCTCTGAGTAGAGAGGACAGTATCTGTGTCCATGCTAAGGCTTGCCTTTGCTAACCAGTCAGCACAGAAATGGTCCAAACTTTATTTCATtataaacaacaacaacaacaagaagTAGAAAAAAGTGAAGAACACCGAGAAGATAAGCCAAGCAAGCGCCTTTTGACTGTTTAGATATTGGTTTGCGTGGATTAATCAAGGACTGAACTAGTGTTGGAGATTACCGATCTCTAACTAGATACTGATAATGACTGTAACCTCGTATACTTCCTCCGGCATCTTTGTCCGccaaagaaacaacaaaattcTGATGTCAGAAACTTACACTCTATTGCTCCCCCGGCCTCTTCCCTGTTTCTTAATTTGGAGTTGGTAAATCCTTCTGGCTCCATTCAACTTGTAAAAGAGCTGATCCTTCCATTCCACCCGCCAGTTTCGCTTCAAACggtgtgaaattttcatgccaATCACAGTTATTGACGGCCAAGAAACTAGAACATACCAAAACAAAGCAACACAAAACTTTCACGGAAATAGCTAGATacccaaaagaagaaaaaaaaaaaaaaaggtggttACTCAAGGTGAATAAATTTACATAGGCCCGTAACaaataaaattacaatgaaGTGGGAAAACAAACTAATTCTATTTCCAATTCGTTTGTAAATTTGGGTAAATTTCGTTTACTCCCTATACCTTtcagggttttttttttttttttaaattgtcaAGGCCCTTATAGAAGATTTTTCTTGCTCTTAACGCAGACATCGCCTCTTGCCAATTGTTGTACGTTTCATGCAAGCGACTTCTTGGTGTCttatcatctttttatctcacatacattacatcataaaaagtgctacagtaattatttcaaataatacactatttAACACGAGCAGTAGATTGAAACACGTCACATTCATATAAAAGATTAATAGATTTATACACGCTTGGACGTTAGTTTGGGCAGTCTCTGTAAAGACTAAAGAGTAGTTTCGTAATCGTCATCAATGACGAAAGCCAGACTAggcaacttaaaaaaaaaaaaaagagaagagaaaattaCCATCTGCGACCCTTTCACCTCTGTCACGTCGTATAGACAAGTTATCAAGAAAAATCTTCGAAAAGCAGCACAGAGAAACAAAATGATTAAGCAGAGGGTCATTTAGGAAGAAACTCTACATCATCGTAAAACTTTCTTCCCCGCTTCTTTCAACCTGTTTGCCTAATTCTCAACCCTGTCTCTTTGTATAGCTCAATTCCTCCGGCAATGACCAATATTGGGTCGATCATCACTGCTTCGAGATTTCTGCTGAAAGGGTTCGATAATGGGTGGTCcgcatttttttaatttccaaCCGGTAATGATAGCCTCCAAAACCTGTTGTACAATAAGAGTATTAGGTTCTTTTCACCGTCTTTGTTCTTGGGGGctaaataaaaagaaagccCCACCGGTAGTTCGGCTGGGACTGATCGTCTGTCTCTATAGCAAGATTCTAAATTCGACCTCCACTTGCTATTGTTATTGGACACCTTTGAGGCGAGTTCTGTCCAATATGAGGGATTAATCTAAATGATTCTAGGATACTCTCCAGATCGAAAAAAAAAGCTTATTTAGGCATTTCCAAGTAAGCAAACCTATCCTTAATAACCATGCATGTGGGACGGACAGCTTAGTCAACCAGCAACACTCACGTGGTGTAAATTAATGCTTAATTAATTTGATGTTATTATAAGCGCAAAATTATTGTGTATATGATAAAACTGTAGAGCCTACTTCTATCCATTCGTAAAAGTCCATGGGATAAGTATGACATCATAATTTTGTTATTGGAATATAATTGACATTACATGTGAAATAGTAGTGACTCCTACCTCGTCGTTTACTACTGATACCACTCAACTCTGTACTGCTactaaataaaattaaatgaataatttcttgaCTATGATGGATTTGGATCCACCTTTTCCAAAACATGTGGTGGTGGTGTTAATCTTAATTACAGTCTAGTGGTAAGCTAAATTTGGTTTCTCGCACAAGTTAAAGGATTAATAGCTCTGAGATTCAGCTTACAATTAGCATCTTGGTTCTGCAATTTCCTTCCTTTGAAAAATGAAGATTGGACCccataaaattttatactttcTGGTCTCAATTCGAATCCCATCTGAATTAGCAAGTAATACTAGTGTTcagcttcttcttttttcttttcttcttttttcgtGTAACTTGTACCACTATACGAGCTATTGCTACAATTCAACTAAACTAACAAAAAATTTGACTTTTCTTCGATAGATTCTCTCCCAATTTTTCATGATACGCATCTAAAAATATGACATGTACCTTCATTCACTTGAAAAGGGACATGATGATTTTAAATTTAGCTAATCCTAATGCTTATtaatactaaaagtaaacaGGTTGCAAAAATTTGCACGATCAGTGCGAAACAAACGCTTCCTACTAAAACTGATGAAGTTTCAATTGAAGGAGCGGAAAAGAAAAGCATAATTTTTGGTTTATGGACATTATACCCGTCCAAACTCCAAAGCCTCCAAATCTAATAGTGGTTTAGGAAGCCACTCTACTTCAGTTCAGACTTGGTTCTCATCGTTCCACCAAAGAATGGAGATATGAGCACGTAACCTCATACACGAACCGGGGCTAACTCCGGCGAACCGGGCCCCAGCTGAACGGCCAAATGGTGAGCCATGTTGCCACCGGATGAGTCGCCAATTATATAAATCCGGTCAAAGTCAACCTCCTGATCATGCAACCGCGCATCATGACCAGGAGGACTCTCTGAGATTGCCTGAACTCATGGTTCGCCATCACGGGTCGCAGTAGCGTCGCGGTTTTGATTGTTTCACATCCGTCGCGGCATATCGGTTGAATATCGGGTGATATGTACATTATAACACATGAAAGtttctaaaaattttgaaataattattaaaattagaaaatactaaaaaaaacacaatttaaaaaaatatcggAGTCGACTCCGAATTGACTCGAATATATCGGCCGATATCATGCATCACGGATTCAAATCGGTCAATATTGGCCGAGTCAGAACGAGTCGTCGCGGATACGGTGATATCCGTGATTCGGGGATTGATATCGTACCGGTCCCCTCTATTCCAGTTAAGACTCGGCCGATACGTATCGGTATCGGCCGATATGGCGAACCATCTGAACTTGAAGCTACTTGAGAGAAGTTAGCGCATCGTCCATTGACGCAGGAAGCCTATTGCTCCGGGGCCAACATGTAGGCCGGAGCGACTACTAATGCTTGTAGCCCAGAAGCTAGGCGTAGGCGGGCGTTATGACTGTTGGGCCACATACGCGAGGCTACACAGAAGCCCACACCGTGAAGGAAGTAAACAACGGGCAGTTTTGTGGAAGGAGCGGATGTGCTTAATTGCAGGGTTACAGAGGCGGAGATAGAGGTTGTTCTGGTGGTCGAATTCACAATCTTTCCAGACGACAGAGCCGTGGTCGTGAATTGGGATGTTGAAGTTTATGTCATTAGCCCGGAAAATTGAACCATCACTATAGACTGCTAAAACACCGTGGATGTTTTCCACTGCTACTTTAGGAAGTGACCCCCATTTCTGAATCTGTGTGTGCGCAAGACCGTGAGTGTTGTGCAATTAAAGTGTCTGCTGTGTAGAAAATGGAGCACTGGCGAAGCAAATGAGCCATATATATAGGCAGGGGATCCAAAAGAGTGGAAGTAGGGAGAGGGAGGGGGCGGGGCGAACCTGCCAATTTGTACGTCAAGGACAATTTACAGCGGATAATCCCCCTGCCGAGTGCCGACTCAGCCTACTTAAGTACTAAGTACTAACACTCAAAATCACTACCATTCCatcaattatttttctttctttcattcttGTTTTTTCACTTTCGAATGACTACTGGTATTGCCTCGCTTCTGCAAATGTCTCTGCAAACGTGACATTGTCAAACTAAACTGGCAGCAGCAGGAGTTTATGTGGTATCGAAAATTACATGAACTTGGTCACTGCTCACAACTTCTGAGCATGTAATGTTGTTCATACACTAATGTTCTATCGGAATTTCAGCAAACCTTATCCATATTCACAACTTCTGCAAATCTCTCTACATATCGGACAAGCAGTTAAAACACCTGTGCCCACCACCACtaccccacccccccccccccccccccccaacaaaaaaaagagggtgcAAATTAAACCGGCTAAGTATTAAAAGAGTAGGAACACATGACCGGGTTCGAGGCGTGAGAATCGGAGAGTTTTGGAAACTATTGCATGGGTCTACAGCAGGGCAGCGATAGTTCTATTCCAATAACTCTACACGAGCTAAGCTCAATTCGAACGATTTCGAAACATACTCAGGTTGCAGTGGACAAATCATGATCACAATTGGTTCGAAAAAGTTTTTGCCCCTTGCTAGGAATGCGTAGATAGCTTGGTCTTTAGTCGTCTTGTTACTGCCTGTTAGTGTTACTAGCTAGTATTGAAGCACTTCTTAGGACAAGAATATGTGCTAATACATTGAGTACTAGAAATTAATACATATCCAATAGAAAAAGCCCAAAATAAAGTAAAGGagattaaaatagaaaaagcaTGCATCATCACTGGAGTAGTCACACTAACTGGATTTTTTTATTGGGATTGACCCAGCTTTCGCTCAACCATTTACCGCGTTACAAGTTTATGCCCGGCTGACATGTCTTGTCTTTCTGGTTTGAATTTTACAAATCTCCATCATTTGACGGccagcttcaattttctagtcaGCGCCCGAATCCAAAAGGTTTTGGAGGATGCATAAAAATTGAGTATAAGAAAGGGAGTCCGCCCGCCTACAACACCACTATAAATCACGATATTCCTAAATGATAAAACGACACAAATATAATAATCTTTAAAATTAAGAAGATGAATCATTCTTTAGTTTGTTTTTAGAAATTCAATGCTTAGTATAAGATTTTTCACAAGAAAAGCAATAGACATAAAAATGACAATCTTTCGTATCAAGGAGATGGTAATCCTTTAATTTATTTCTGTCGTTTCAATCATATGTTGCTGGATACTTATAAAATTTTTCGTTAGAAAGGGGACAAGATCACCTCCTAAACCTTTTATTAGAGAGAGCTTTTATGCATTGCCACTAATAGAACATAAGGAATGAAATGGTCTTGTACTTAATTGCAATGGGATGGGATATGTTGGAAATCGTCTTCGAATTATGTTTCAATCCAGCTGCATTTCCTTCATGGACGGCGTACTAGGTATCCCTAATAATACTAATACTCAATCCACCTGCATTTCTTCTGAATTTGTATAATTCAGTCTCGTAGGTCAATTGTACAACTGTTCAATGCACATTAGTAAAACGCAGAgtcatacatttttcttttgatcTAAACTATTCTTAATGCACATTAGTCTCAATCTAAACTATTCTTTTGATCGAGAAAAATGTACGACCATGCATTTTACTATTTTGCATTGATTCAATTGCAAActatattttgagaaaattggATTGAATGATAAAATGGGAGAAATTGTAAGTAGAGGGCTTTAAActtataaaaaagaaaaacccaaaaaaaaaattttattctttACTCGTTTCACCTTGTCTTCGAACCATGCTTGTatcttgttttatttaatttttcaccCTGGTTACTGACAGACAGTTTCCTATTCCTTTCTCCTTTGCTTTAATGCCAAGAAATATTCACCATATGGGCTGCCCTCTTACATGCAATCATACAATGAGAGAGCTTTCTTAGCAACACTACCAACAACACAGATTGGGAAGAAATGATGTTCCCACGGTCATCTAACAAACCATCAGTTGTTGTGGGGAGAGAGCTCCTTCAAAAACACACATGAGGAGGAATGAGTTTCCCAGGGTTCATGATGTTGTTCGGATCTAAAGCACCTTTAATCTTTTTCATTGTCCTCAGAGCCTCCATTCCAAGTTCTTCTTCAAGATACTGTAACCAAACGATTGAACAATCAATTTAAAATCATATTAAAACTGTCATGTCACTGCAAATCACCCTATCGATGCATATCAAAAAATAGAGTAAATCAAGTCCAGCAATCTTGTTAGATTATTGACCTCGATGCATTTTAATGCCCATGGCAATACCGTACCTTTGTCAGCACATCATAAAGGTTATCATCCTAAACTTTCCTGGTTTGTCATGTGTACACTCAAACAATCAACAATATTATATTTCACATACCTTCACTTTCCCAGTCCCAACACCGTGTTCTCCGGTACATGTTCCTGCCCATCACAAGATCAAGACACATCAAGCAATATTAGGGTCCTTAGAAATCATTCCACCATTATTTCTCAACTGCAGCACACTACAGTGCTTAGAGGAACTCCGGTCAAAGCATTACATCAGCGGTACAAGCAGCATATAaagaacttcaaaaaaaaagaggcaacAAACTAATATGCCTACACTTCaattgaaaacaaaaacaactaaAGCATTCAGGTGATTCTCAAAGATTTCATGACAGATGACGGTAATGATGCGAACAGTTACCACCACACAAGAAACTCCAAACAGTCATCTTATTGTAGTTGAACAAAACATATAAAGGCAGGCCCGCACAAAATTTTCCCACAACAAGGGATCCTGAAAAGTTCAACTCATCCAGCAAAGCAATGGAAAATTATGCATATACTCGAAAGGAACATTAACTTTCATGGTATAGAAGATCTAAGTATGTATGAAAGGTGTGGATAAGCTGATTGAAACACAAGTTGTCTAGAGCATCACGTATGTACCAACATCTCCAATGTGTGACATGAGTGCCAAAAGAAAGAGATGTCTAGATTACCTGGCTCTACGGTAGTTAAAACACACTTGTATGACAGATGAATAGCACGTGCCAAGAATATGAAAGAAGAACTCTACCATCATCAGGTATGTCAAAAGGGAGAAAATTTCATTGAAGTTGGATATATTTCATACCATCCATGGATAAAGCAGCATGGACTATAAAATGGTTTAACCTCTCTGCTTCCGTTCTCTGTTCCTCTTGCTTGGGGTCAAATAGGACCAATGTGTGGAAGTTCCCATCACCAGCATGAGCAATAACTGTGCTGTTAAGAA is part of the Coffea eugenioides isolate CCC68of chromosome 6, Ceug_1.0, whole genome shotgun sequence genome and encodes:
- the LOC113775434 gene encoding probable carboxylesterase 15; this encodes MSGAPLLLCFISLHLHDKTLRVQQHHQNTRAHSQSKMGSLPHIVEDLEGVVQLYSDGSVFRANDVDFNIPIHDDSSIVWRDCQFDNQNHLYLRLYKPVNASTKLPVLYFFHGGGFCVGSRAWPNNHNACLRLASGLQALVVAPDYRLAPEHRLPAAVDDALTSLKWLQARATADGPPAQDTWLHDQAVDFDRVYIMGDSSGGNMAHHLAVQLGPGSPELAPVRIRGYVLMAPFFGGSVRTKSEAEGMPEPILNVEILDRFWRLSLPPGKNADHPLANPFSPFSKNNLESVMFDPVLVIAGEIELLRDRVEDYARRLKEAGKKVEYVEFEGKYHGFFNNDPYSELGDRVLQEIKDWMSKISG